One Enterococcus silesiacus genomic window carries:
- a CDS encoding dihydrolipoamide acetyltransferase → MAYQFKLPDIGEGIAEGEIVKWFVKAGDTINEDDTLLEVQNDKSVEEIPSPVTGTVKSIVVPEGTVANVGDVLIEIDAPGHPENDAAPAAAPAQEQTPAQPAAVPEAPAADSSSGVFQFKLPDIGEGIAEGEIVKWFVKSGDTINEDDTLLEVQNDKSVEEIPSPVTGTVKNIVVPEGTVANVGDVLIEIDAPGHNAAPSSAPAASAPAQTEQAAPAPAASTGVVAAADPNKRVLAMPSVRQFAREKDVDITQVAPTGKGGRVTKADIESFISGGGQAAAPAQAEQTAATPVATETAAAPKAPAKPFVSDLGEAETREKMTPTRKAIAKAMVNSKHTAPHVTLHDEVEVSKLWDHRKKFKDVAAANGTKLTFLPYVVKALTATVQKFPILNASIDDAAQEIVYKNYYNIGIATDTDHGLYVPNVKNANTKSMFAIADEINEKAALAIEGKLTGADMRDGSITISNIGSVGGGWFTPVINYPEVAILGVGTIATQPVVNADGEIVVGRVMKLSMSFDHRIVDGATAQKAMNNIKRLLADPELLLMEG, encoded by the coding sequence ATGGCTTATCAATTTAAATTACCAGATATTGGTGAAGGTATTGCAGAAGGCGAAATCGTAAAATGGTTCGTTAAAGCAGGAGATACCATCAATGAAGATGATACATTATTAGAAGTTCAAAACGATAAATCTGTAGAAGAGATCCCATCTCCAGTTACAGGAACAGTTAAATCTATCGTAGTACCAGAAGGCACAGTAGCAAATGTTGGAGATGTATTGATCGAAATCGATGCACCAGGACATCCTGAAAATGATGCAGCCCCAGCTGCGGCTCCAGCTCAAGAACAAACGCCTGCACAACCAGCAGCTGTTCCAGAAGCACCAGCAGCTGACAGCAGCAGTGGCGTTTTCCAATTTAAATTACCAGATATCGGTGAGGGTATTGCAGAAGGCGAAATCGTAAAATGGTTCGTTAAATCAGGCGATACGATCAATGAAGATGATACTTTATTGGAAGTTCAAAATGACAAATCTGTTGAAGAAATCCCTTCACCAGTTACAGGGACAGTTAAAAACATCGTTGTTCCAGAAGGTACAGTAGCAAACGTTGGGGATGTATTGATCGAAATCGATGCACCAGGACATAACGCTGCACCAAGTTCAGCGCCAGCAGCAAGTGCGCCTGCTCAAACAGAACAAGCAGCACCAGCTCCAGCAGCTTCAACAGGTGTCGTAGCAGCGGCTGATCCAAATAAACGTGTGTTGGCTATGCCATCAGTACGTCAATTTGCTCGTGAAAAAGATGTAGACATCACACAAGTTGCACCGACTGGCAAAGGCGGACGTGTTACTAAAGCGGATATTGAAAGCTTTATCTCAGGTGGCGGACAAGCAGCAGCGCCAGCACAAGCTGAACAAACTGCGGCAACACCAGTAGCAACTGAAACAGCAGCTGCACCAAAAGCTCCAGCTAAACCATTTGTTTCTGATTTAGGCGAAGCTGAAACACGCGAAAAAATGACACCAACTCGTAAAGCAATTGCCAAAGCGATGGTTAACAGTAAACATACTGCACCACACGTTACATTGCATGACGAAGTTGAAGTATCTAAATTATGGGATCACCGTAAGAAATTTAAAGATGTTGCAGCAGCTAACGGTACGAAATTAACATTCTTACCATACGTGGTAAAAGCATTGACAGCAACAGTTCAAAAATTCCCAATCTTGAATGCATCAATTGACGATGCAGCACAAGAAATCGTTTATAAAAACTACTATAACATTGGTATTGCAACAGATACTGATCATGGTTTATATGTACCAAACGTTAAAAATGCTAACACTAAGAGCATGTTTGCTATCGCTGATGAAATCAACGAAAAAGCAGCTCTTGCAATCGAAGGCAAATTAACTGGTGCGGATATGCGTGATGGCTCTATCACAATCAGTAATATTGGTTCAGTTGGCGGTGGCTGGTTCACACCAGTTATCAACTACCCTGAAGTTGCAATTTTAGGTGTTGGTACGATCGCTACACAACCAGTTGTAAATGCAGATGGTGAAATCGTTGTTGGACGTGTCATGAAACTTTCAATGAGTTTTGACCACCGTATTGTTGATGGCGCAACTGCTCAAAAAGCAATGAACAACATCAAGCGTTTATTAGCTGATCCAGAATTATTATTAATGGAAGGATGA
- a CDS encoding dihydrolipoamide dehydrogenase (E3 component of pyruvate complex; catalyzes the oxidation of dihydrolipoamide to lipoamide) — MVVGDFAIELDTVVIGSGPGGYVAAIRAAEMGQKVAIIEREFIGGVCLNVGCIPSKALIAAGHHYQESLDSTMFGVTAKGVELDFTKTQEWKDNKVVNTLTSGVGFLLKKHKIEIIEGEAFFVDENTLRVIHPDSAQTYSFNNAIVATGSRPIEIPGFKFGGRVLDSTGGLNLKEVPKKFVIIGGGVIGAELGGAYANLGSEVTILEGSPSILPTYEKDMVKLVTDDFKKKNVTVVTKAMAKEAIDNGDSVTVKYEVDGKEESVTADYVMVTVGRRPNTDDLGLELAGIEVGERGLVQVDKQGRTNVSNIFAIGDIVPGAALAHKASYEAKIAAEAISGKKVEVDYKAMPAVAFTDPELASVGMTIAEAKEAGLEATAYKFPFAGNGRAISLGKTEGFVRLVTTNEDNVIIGAQIGGVGASDMISELSLAVESGMNAEDIALTIHPHPSLGEITMDASELALGLPIHI; from the coding sequence ATGGTAGTAGGAGATTTCGCCATTGAATTAGATACAGTCGTAATTGGTTCAGGCCCTGGAGGATACGTTGCAGCGATTCGTGCTGCTGAAATGGGTCAAAAAGTTGCGATCATTGAACGTGAGTTTATCGGCGGTGTATGTTTAAATGTTGGATGTATTCCTTCTAAAGCATTGATCGCAGCAGGACATCACTATCAAGAATCATTAGACTCAACAATGTTTGGTGTAACAGCTAAAGGTGTAGAGCTAGACTTTACGAAAACGCAAGAATGGAAAGACAATAAAGTAGTTAATACATTGACAAGCGGTGTTGGTTTCCTTCTTAAAAAACATAAAATCGAAATTATTGAAGGAGAAGCTTTCTTCGTTGATGAAAACACCTTACGTGTCATTCATCCGGATTCAGCTCAAACTTACTCATTCAATAATGCGATCGTAGCAACAGGTTCTCGCCCAATCGAAATCCCAGGATTTAAATTTGGCGGACGTGTCTTAGATTCTACTGGTGGTTTGAACTTGAAAGAAGTGCCTAAGAAATTTGTTATCATCGGTGGCGGAGTTATCGGTGCAGAATTAGGCGGAGCATATGCGAACCTTGGTTCTGAAGTAACGATTTTAGAAGGTAGCCCTTCAATCTTACCAACCTATGAAAAAGACATGGTTAAACTAGTTACAGATGACTTCAAGAAGAAAAATGTAACAGTTGTAACCAAAGCAATGGCTAAAGAAGCAATCGACAATGGCGACAGCGTAACTGTAAAATATGAAGTAGACGGCAAAGAAGAATCAGTCACTGCTGACTATGTAATGGTAACAGTTGGACGTCGTCCAAACACGGATGATCTTGGTTTGGAACTTGCTGGTATTGAAGTTGGCGAACGTGGTTTAGTTCAAGTGGACAAACAAGGCAGAACAAACGTTTCAAATATTTTTGCTATCGGAGATATCGTACCAGGCGCGGCTCTTGCGCATAAAGCAAGCTATGAAGCGAAAATTGCTGCAGAAGCAATCTCTGGTAAAAAAGTAGAAGTAGACTACAAAGCAATGCCTGCTGTAGCCTTCACTGATCCAGAATTAGCAAGTGTTGGTATGACAATTGCTGAAGCTAAAGAAGCGGGATTAGAAGCAACTGCTTACAAATTCCCATTTGCTGGTAACGGCCGTGCTATTTCTTTAGGTAAAACTGAAGGATTCGTACGCTTGGTAACAACAAACGAAGACAATGTAATTATCGGAGCACAAATCGGCGGAGTTGGCGCAAGTGATATGATTTCTGAATTATCATTAGCGGTTGAATCTGGCATGAATGCTGAAGATATTGCATTAACGATCCATCCACACCCATCTTTAGGGGAAATTACTATGGATGCTTCTGAGTTGGCTTTAGGTTTGCCAATTCATATTTAA